Proteins encoded in a region of the Metamycoplasma alkalescens genome:
- the smpB gene encoding SsrA-binding protein SmpB has translation MPKLIVKNKFAKSDYQIHSTYEAGISLLGWEVKSLRAKNAKLDNAFCTISKKNEIWLNNMHISQYMLVKGELDRSRKLLMHKNEILKIKNNLDRLSLIIIPLSIYWSNNYIKLEIALAKKLKKYDKREKIKKEELKKALKNQY, from the coding sequence ATGCCAAAATTAATTGTAAAAAACAAATTTGCAAAATCTGATTATCAGATTCATAGCACATATGAAGCTGGCATTTCACTATTAGGTTGAGAAGTAAAAAGTTTGCGCGCAAAAAATGCAAAGTTAGATAATGCATTTTGTACAATTAGCAAAAAAAATGAAATTTGGCTTAACAACATGCATATTTCACAATATATGCTAGTAAAAGGTGAATTAGATCGCTCAAGAAAATTATTAATGCATAAAAATGAAATTTTAAAAATAAAAAATAATCTTGATCGTTTATCACTAATCATTATTCCACTTAGCATATACTGAAGCAATAATTACATTAAATTAGAAATTGCTTTAGCTAAAAAACTAAAGAAATATGACAAACGTGAAAAAATTAAAAAAGAAGAACTAAAAAAAGCCTTAAAAAACCAATATTAA
- a CDS encoding DUF2188 domain-containing protein: MAVRLVINHPDGWAVKNPKGKKALRVFKTQKEAMEYAKSLKDTTSINVQSKVGSFRKA, translated from the coding sequence ATGGCTGTAAGACTAGTAATTAATCACCCAGATGGTTGGGCTGTTAAAAACCCAAAAGGCAAAAAAGCACTTAGAGTTTTCAAAACCCAAAAAGAAGCAATGGAATATGCCAAATCATTAAAAGACACAACATCAATTAATGTCCAAAGTAAAGTGGGTTCTTTTAGAAAAGCATAA
- a CDS encoding bifunctional 5,10-methylenetetrahydrofolate dehydrogenase/5,10-methenyltetrahydrofolate cyclohydrolase, which produces MTIILDGKKTKEKIQKKIQLTINNIPQEKLPILGILQVGNLEESNLYIKHKLNIAHSLGIKTKFIKLPQDAQKKAIISAIKILNRQTTGFIIQLPIQTTKIKNLDQILNKIKKQKDIDGLTKHNQNTNFVSNPKSFLPATALGIICLLNEYKIDFVKMNIGVIGQSKIVGKPLANYFEQIGAKVRRYDLNTPKNDLHYNDLIVVATGNRGCLDNIPLKNNVIIIDVGIHRLESGKIVGDVDINKIKENIAFLTPVPGGVGPMTIIGLILNLIKAYDLQNKTQIYKKIIS; this is translated from the coding sequence ATGACAATCATTTTAGATGGTAAAAAAACTAAAGAAAAAATTCAAAAAAAAATTCAATTAACAATAAATAACATTCCCCAAGAAAAATTACCAATTCTTGGAATTTTGCAAGTTGGAAATTTAGAGGAATCAAACCTCTATATCAAACATAAATTAAACATCGCGCACAGCTTAGGAATAAAAACCAAATTTATTAAATTACCCCAGGATGCGCAAAAAAAAGCAATTATTTCTGCAATAAAAATTTTAAATAGACAAACAACAGGATTCATTATTCAACTTCCAATTCAAACAACAAAAATAAAAAATCTTGACCAAATTTTAAACAAAATAAAAAAGCAAAAAGATATTGATGGCTTAACAAAGCATAACCAAAACACAAATTTTGTTTCAAATCCCAAATCATTTTTGCCCGCAACTGCCCTGGGAATTATTTGTTTATTAAATGAATATAAAATTGATTTTGTAAAAATGAATATTGGTGTCATTGGACAAAGCAAAATTGTTGGCAAACCGCTTGCAAATTATTTTGAACAAATTGGTGCCAAAGTTAGAAGATATGATCTTAATACGCCAAAAAATGATTTACATTACAACGATTTAATTGTTGTTGCAACTGGTAATCGAGGTTGTTTGGATAACATCCCCCTAAAAAACAATGTAATTATCATTGATGTGGGAATTCACCGCCTAGAAAGTGGTAAAATTGTTGGTGATGTGGATATTAATAAAATTAAAGAAAATATTGCTTTTTTAACCCCTGTTCCAGGAGGTGTTGGACCAATGACAATCATTGGTTTAATCCTAAATTTAATCAAAGCTTATGATTTGCAAAATAAAACTCAAATTTATAAAAAAATAATTTCTTAG
- a CDS encoding deoxynucleoside kinase, whose protein sequence is MVIGISGMIAAGKSSLAKKLNQHYPNSMILHEFDDNDEVFNTFLKWLYEKRPNLTIGFQSYIIENHSDKFANIFKELQTKENKDRHLFLDRFSVEHYIFAKIILEQKNKKYLEAYDALFSKLITKEELPELVIFLNINFNTFKKRIFERGRKEEIENWDLNFEYFKNLHENYYKMFKTLADRFQLNFKTIETDELSEEDVFKQVIKIIDEEEKLCQMRQLIQE, encoded by the coding sequence ATGGTAATAGGAATTAGTGGCATGATTGCGGCTGGAAAAAGTTCGTTAGCAAAAAAATTAAACCAACATTACCCAAATTCAATGATTTTGCATGAATTTGATGATAATGATGAAGTTTTTAATACATTTTTAAAATGATTATATGAAAAAAGACCAAATTTGACAATCGGATTTCAAAGTTATATTATTGAAAATCACTCTGATAAATTTGCAAATATCTTCAAAGAATTACAAACAAAAGAAAATAAGGACCGACATTTATTTTTGGATCGTTTTTCGGTTGAGCATTATATTTTTGCAAAAATAATTTTGGAGCAAAAAAATAAAAAATATCTTGAAGCTTATGATGCGTTATTTTCAAAATTAATCACCAAAGAAGAGCTTCCTGAATTAGTGATATTTTTAAACATTAATTTTAATACTTTTAAAAAACGAATTTTTGAACGGGGTCGCAAAGAAGAAATTGAAAACTGAGATCTAAATTTCGAATATTTTAAAAATTTACATGAAAATTATTATAAAATGTTTAAAACATTAGCAGATCGTTTTCAACTTAATTTTAAAACAATTGAGACTGATGAATTAAGTGAAGAAGATGTGTTTAAACAAGTAATAAAAATTATTGATGAAGAGGAAAAACTATGCCAAATGAGGCAATTGATCCAAGAATAG
- the hpt gene encoding hypoxanthine phosphoribosyltransferase, giving the protein MPNEAIDPRIDKILFTKEELEKKIYELSNWVNQTYANSSELIVVGLLKGCLPFYAQLIKNINIDLITDFMIASSYDGTLKSSGNVKIILDLVTNIEGKDVLLVEDIVDTGRTISKTVSILKSRNPKSLRVITLLNKPSGRVVEFEPDKFGFLIEEEDDFVVGFGFDLEEKMRQFPYIGTIKKTS; this is encoded by the coding sequence ATGCCAAATGAGGCAATTGATCCAAGAATAGATAAAATTCTTTTTACCAAAGAAGAACTAGAGAAAAAAATTTATGAATTAAGTAATTGAGTAAATCAAACATACGCAAATTCTTCTGAGTTAATTGTTGTTGGACTTCTTAAGGGTTGCCTTCCTTTCTATGCCCAATTAATTAAAAATATCAATATTGATTTAATTACTGATTTTATGATTGCTAGTTCATATGATGGAACCCTAAAATCTTCAGGTAATGTCAAAATAATTTTAGATTTAGTTACAAATATCGAAGGTAAAGATGTTTTATTAGTTGAAGACATTGTTGACACCGGGCGAACAATATCCAAAACTGTTTCAATCTTAAAATCAAGAAATCCAAAGTCGCTAAGAGTTATTACACTCCTAAATAAACCAAGTGGTCGAGTTGTTGAATTTGAACCTGATAAATTTGGTTTTTTAATTGAAGAAGAAGATGACTTCGTTGTTGGTTTTGGTTTTGATTTAGAAGAAAAAATGCGCCAATTCCCATATATTGGAACAATCAAAAAAACATCTTAA
- a CDS encoding energy-coupling factor transporter ATPase: MIEIKNLSYKYPGSKKLALDNINLTIEDGQYVAILGHNGSGKSTFSKLLAAIYKATSGKIIIDGLEINSENLTQIRKLIGIVYQNPDNQFIGSTVEDDIAFGLENKQIEHNEMEAIIKKYAKEVGMLKFLEHEPQNLSGGQKQRVAIASTLALNPKIILLDEITSMLDPRGRNDIYKIIHNLHQTTNKTIISITHDMDEALLADKLIVFSNGNVVAQGKPIEILNDKKIIEIAKIDSPFIYKLSEMLNGIEPTYDPNKLLETLCKLKLK; this comes from the coding sequence ATGATTGAAATTAAGAATCTTAGTTATAAATATCCTGGTTCAAAAAAACTTGCACTTGATAATATCAACTTGACGATTGAAGATGGTCAATATGTTGCAATTTTAGGTCACAATGGTTCAGGAAAAAGCACATTTTCAAAGTTACTTGCAGCAATTTATAAAGCAACATCTGGAAAAATCATCATCGATGGTTTAGAAATAAATTCCGAAAATTTAACGCAAATAAGAAAACTTATTGGAATTGTTTATCAAAATCCTGATAATCAATTCATTGGTTCAACAGTTGAAGATGACATTGCTTTTGGTCTGGAAAATAAGCAAATTGAACATAATGAGATGGAAGCAATAATTAAAAAATATGCCAAGGAAGTTGGGATGCTTAAATTTTTGGAACATGAACCCCAAAATTTATCAGGAGGGCAAAAACAAAGAGTTGCAATTGCTTCAACTTTAGCACTAAATCCAAAAATTATTCTTCTTGACGAAATCACATCAATGTTAGATCCACGGGGAAGAAATGATATTTATAAAATTATTCATAATCTTCATCAAACAACTAATAAAACAATAATTTCAATCACCCATGATATGGATGAAGCTTTATTGGCTGATAAACTAATTGTTTTTTCAAACGGCAATGTTGTTGCGCAGGGAAAGCCAATTGAAATTTTAAATGATAAAAAAATTATTGAAATTGCCAAAATTGATTCACCGTTTATTTATAAACTAAGTGAAATGCTTAATGGGATTGAACCAACTTATGATCCAAATAAGCTATTGGAGACTTTATGCAAATTGAAATTAAAGTAA
- a CDS encoding ATP-binding cassette domain-containing protein: MQIEIKVNNITKEYNKGFPTYIKVLDNVSVQIKEGEAISIIGPTGSGKTTLIEHFNALLLPDTGSLNFLNIPITKKIKKPKKPKQKNFDNIEDFNAQYDLYLKKLEDYKNLNKKERVEIVYTDINIVKTKKRIKNIKALRKQVGVVFQFAEYQLFESTIEKDIIFGAISMGIKKDKAKELAAKYIQMVGLPLDYLQRSPFNLSGGQKRRVALAGILAMEPKFLVLDEPTAGLDPQGVEEMLQLFHDLYKNGTTIIIVTHDLDNALKWTNRTLFVKDGKIIQDGNTYEILSNNQLLIENDLIPTRLLSYVDRLKECGFKIAKVTNIEELAEEINKQIKKQKKGNQHE; encoded by the coding sequence ATGCAAATTGAAATTAAAGTAAACAATATTACAAAAGAATACAACAAAGGTTTCCCAACCTATATTAAAGTTTTGGATAATGTTTCAGTTCAAATTAAAGAAGGTGAAGCAATTTCAATTATTGGCCCAACTGGATCAGGTAAAACAACTTTAATTGAACATTTTAATGCTTTGTTGCTTCCAGATACTGGTTCATTAAATTTTTTAAATATTCCGATTACAAAAAAAATTAAAAAACCAAAAAAACCAAAGCAAAAAAATTTTGATAACATTGAAGATTTTAATGCGCAGTATGATTTATATTTAAAAAAACTAGAAGATTACAAAAATCTAAATAAAAAAGAAAGAGTAGAAATTGTTTATACTGACATCAATATTGTCAAAACAAAAAAAAGAATTAAAAACATTAAGGCATTAAGAAAACAAGTTGGTGTTGTTTTTCAGTTTGCTGAGTATCAACTCTTTGAATCAACAATTGAAAAAGATATTATTTTTGGTGCTATTTCAATGGGGATTAAAAAAGATAAGGCCAAAGAATTAGCAGCTAAATACATTCAAATGGTCGGATTACCACTTGATTATTTACAAAGAAGTCCCTTTAATTTATCAGGAGGGCAAAAAAGAAGAGTTGCTTTAGCTGGAATCTTGGCAATGGAACCAAAATTTTTAGTTCTTGATGAACCAACAGCCGGTTTAGATCCACAAGGCGTTGAAGAAATGCTGCAATTATTTCATGACTTATATAAAAATGGGACAACAATCATTATTGTGACCCATGATCTTGATAATGCTTTAAAATGAACAAATCGAACGCTATTTGTCAAAGATGGAAAAATTATTCAAGATGGCAATACATATGAGATATTAAGCAATAATCAATTATTAATTGAAAATGATTTAATACCAACAAGACTATTATCTTATGTTGATAGATTAAAAGAATGTGGTTTTAAAATTGCAAAAGTAACAAATATTGAAGAACTTGCAGAAGAGATAAATAAACAAATTAAAAAACAAAAAAAAGGTAATCAACATGAGTAA
- a CDS encoding energy-coupling factor transporter transmembrane component T family protein, producing the protein MSKTIIGRYINLDTPIHKLDPRLKFLANILFIVLFFISPHYITLGILILFSMVLYCITTKSIKSVFKKLKLPLYIAIFLLIINMLTVKGAVMYYDAHNYVPLPSDLRPDAYIIHRGKLFINVVYFAPKNDVNYVFQLNLFSIHRTFAIFLRIYGVILITTILTVSTKPILLTKAINDLLYPLKLIKIPTEIITMIISIALRFIPTLMEESGRIMKAQSSRGVDFKNGNFKDKIRAFIVLLIPLFVSSFNKANDLADAMTSRGYEPYSKRTHYRQLIPNWKDLLATLILLAFTLLVIISLINKIPLPSWWIATFQKV; encoded by the coding sequence ATGAGTAAAACAATTATTGGAAGATATATCAATCTTGATACACCAATTCATAAATTGGATCCAAGACTAAAATTTCTTGCAAATATTTTATTTATTGTACTTTTTTTTATTTCGCCACATTATATTACATTAGGAATTTTGATCTTATTTAGTATGGTTTTGTATTGCATTACAACAAAATCAATTAAATCAGTGTTTAAAAAATTAAAACTTCCTTTATATATTGCAATTTTTTTATTAATAATAAATATGCTTACTGTCAAAGGGGCAGTGATGTATTATGATGCTCACAACTATGTGCCTCTTCCCTCGGATCTTCGGCCTGATGCATATATCATTCACCGGGGAAAATTGTTTATTAATGTTGTTTATTTTGCTCCAAAAAATGATGTAAATTATGTTTTTCAATTAAACCTTTTTTCAATTCATCGAACATTTGCAATTTTTCTAAGAATCTATGGCGTGATTTTAATTACAACAATTTTAACAGTTTCAACAAAACCAATTTTGTTAACTAAAGCTATTAATGATTTATTATACCCTCTAAAACTAATTAAAATTCCAACTGAAATTATTACGATGATTATTTCAATTGCCTTAAGATTCATTCCAACACTAATGGAAGAATCAGGTCGGATCATGAAAGCACAATCAAGTCGGGGTGTTGATTTTAAAAATGGAAATTTTAAAGATAAAATAAGAGCTTTTATTGTGTTATTAATTCCTTTATTTGTTTCATCATTCAATAAAGCAAATGATTTAGCAGATGCAATGACTTCAAGAGGATATGAACCTTATTCAAAAAGAACACATTATCGTCAACTTATTCCAAACTGAAAAGATCTTTTAGCAACACTTATTTTATTAGCTTTTACTTTGCTTGTTATTATTTCTTTAATTAATAAAATCCCCTTACCTTCATGATGAATTGCAACATTTCAAAAAGTATAG